The sequence below is a genomic window from Sparus aurata chromosome 6, fSpaAur1.1, whole genome shotgun sequence.
GCACACCAAAAGCAACTAACCAGATTCTCCTCAAGTGACTGTTTCGCTTAGCCATACTGAGAAGTTACATTTTTCCTCaagtgcttttaaaaaaaaaaaaaaaaaaaaaaaaaaaaactggagttCACAAGATACTATACAACCATTTAACACATGGTACATTATAAAGCAAAGCCACATGCATATTTGTGAAATGGGGTCCTGTCCCGACTACAGCAGACTTACAATTAAACCAAAACTCCAAACTCTTAAACATGGAATCAAAACATAGATAACTTCACTACAGTCACATGTTTTATGGACATAATTCTGATACTGGCTATAAATACATGAAGGTAATGTTTCAGTAAGAAATGGCTTTTTATTGGTTGTTGCGGAAAGATCAAGAACTCAGGTGCAGTCCTGGACTGCAGTACATTGAAGTGTAGAGAGCATAACATAAATTCCAACTTTGGCCATTAACACACCATTTCTTTTATCAAAATGCCCAGATGGTATCTGACCACTAGTAATTGGTAGAAAGGAAAGTGGATTATTGTTTCTTACCTGCGCATACGCTTCTTCCTCCACTAGAAAACAAGAGGGAGATTTATTAGTCAAGTGTCTGCAGTCCACCATGCCATGTGTGCCCTCCCATTTATTGACCCAAGTGACAGACCACATGCATATTATGGAGCAGGAATACTACTAGTAATATACATTTAAAGCTACACTGGCATTGAAAACATCAGTTGTGTTAGTAACTACCAGAAATAGACTTTAACTAAATAAGCCCGACCACCTTAGCTAGCAGGTTACaattgctaacattagcatgcacCAAAGTGGGCCGTATGCACCACGAGCATTTATACCACTCGCATATCTGATATTGTAATTTTCTTAATTTGCATTGTTAGAATTACTTAACACACATAAGACAGAAGAATCCTTCAAACAAACACGCATGTGAAGCGGGAAAGGAGTTGTTGTTCAGATGTTAGCTAGCAGCATTGACCAGAACAGGAAGAGgatgtaaaacacaaaaatacagaaactgTCTAATTAACTTACCTTGGCTCTCATCGTGTGGGGAAGGGTCTGTGAACAaggaaacaaatacaaatattagtGACTGCGGATGATTTGTAAATCTTAAAGATTAGTTTGGATTCAGTTACCAGAGAAGAGATGTTGCTTACCCCAAAGCGAGAAGAGCAACGAAAGAGGATGTGACGAAGAAAGAGGGCGCTACTTATACCGGTATTTACGTCATCTTTAAGCGCCAACAACGTCTCTGGTGTTAACTCACCGGGAATTGTAGTCTAAATGGTCAAATCTGTCTCAGTTGAATATGATACCTACTTTTCCAACACGATATGATCTTCGAAGACTGATTCCAGGTTTAaggacctttaaaaaaaagctcttgCATTATCCTAGAAATAAGTAGACTTTGCGGGATTTTTAAATATACATAACAAGTGAATACAACTAAACAATAAATTAGATTAGGTTAAATAAGCTGTATTTATCCCACAACGGGGAATTGCACGTGTTACTACAGCTCAATatgtatttcaataaaaaaagatagaTTAGataattttttatatatatatatattttttatatatatttacaaaaaaacaacaacaaagtgagTGGAAAGTGATTGTTCACGAAGTGCTTGAGTTAAACACTCTGATGGCTGTGGGGAagactgagctgctgctgaaagAGCTGCTGCTAAAACAATGCAGCTGCctgtgacatttatttatttcatctgatttatttagtttagttttatgtttgtttgttttttgcatttttcttagTCATGACGTACAAATACAGTGAATTTAAACAAGTGTAACTCCTGACCACGGAACAAGCAGGTGACACAACACTCTCACCTTAAGGTCCATTTAGATATACATTCTCTTATCTGAAACTTTCCACCTATTCCCTCAGTCTTTTGCAGATGAAGTCCAAGACGTGCACAGAATGTGCATGAGGATCATGTGACATGAAGCTCCAGTGCAGTTACTTAATAGACCTAGAGATGACATGAGAGCCTGAGAAGCTTTAACCCTCTTATTGATCATGGAATTATGCTAACCTAAAATGGATTTAAGCACAAAGCCATCCTTGAATGACGTGTTATAACAATATCTACCGTGATCCTAAAATGATGATTCTTGTCAAAAGCAGCAAAGTAAATtcccacaaaataaaaattactTCATTACATTAATTCAAAATATCTGTTGCCATAATAAAGTTCTGGTCATTGATTTTCAGTTTCTACTAGCTACCAGGTACTAACCATTTGGCCAGTGGACACCAAAGTTAATTTGCCCACTGTGTCCCACAATGGGCTAATCCCCCAATAGAGCATAATCTCTGATGGTCGATAAATGTATCCATCAATCTGGCCGATCCAAGTGATGCTGCATCTCCTTTCTTCTCATTTAGCACCTTTGACTCCACAACAATATCTGAATCTATAATCTTAAACAGTTTGGATTCAAGCAAGCAGTTAGTCTTGATATTGCATTGCAGACATTTCCAATAATgaacttaataaaaaaaaaacatcacagaaaacagacagaaatgtatgaaaatgttttatttcattggaTGTAAAGTTTCATTGCCCACTGATGGAGCTACAAAGCAGGATTCCTCTTCTCAACACTGTCCCAGACCTCCAGGTGAAACTCCTTACTGGTCCAACTGCAGTGAATAAGCCCATAAAACCTTCTCAAAGTTTTACCAGCTTCAGTTTTCATGCTTCACAAGACTAATGGCATAGTAAAGCAAGTTACAGGTGACGCTAATAGAAAAGTTTTCAAAATTGTAATGTGAAGATTACTTTTTCATAAAATTCAAGGGGAATGGCAGTAAATGTGGCAGTTTTGTTCCCTAGAGTCAAGCTGATCACaactgtgggttttttttagagtgtacacaaaaaaaaaagtgccttcTGCTCAGGTTAttgctttaaagaaaaaatctaGTGCGGTTGTCTCGTTGTAGCCAAAACTGTGGTCAGATCTTGATGACCGAGGCATAAACCTTCACCACGTTAACTCTGGTGTAAATGCCATCTATTGTGTTACAATTCCTGGCGTTAACCATCAATTGCGTTACATTTCTTAGTCGGCCATTTTAATGAGCGCCACAAATTTGTAATTTAACCCTTTACCACAAGTTGCAATGAGaaattcatgtttttgatgaaaagTTCTTAAAAGGTCTCAGTTGTTTGATAATGCACTGGAGGATTTAACTGTTCGTCCCTGGTgattctctctcactcactcacacactcgtaaactttacaataaaaatatCTGGATATTTCTTTGAACAGTAAATTTGCAGACATATAAACAAGTTCAGGTAACTTTGATGCCTAAAGGAAACATGTGACAAGCCAGTCGAATCATCCTATTCATGCCAGCCTCCAATACATGACGCCTTACAGAAAGGTACACTGAGATCACAAATATGATCCAGGCTTCTCCCAGTACCATCCAATGATCTCTCATCTGTAGCTGCATGTCAAAATATAGACTGCTCCACTTGCATTTCACCACAGTAAGCTTTCTGTTGTAATTTAAGAACATTAAGTTTTGGATAATAAATACTGAattctcaaaacaaaaaaacaggcacCAGTTTGGCAACAAGTCTTTTTCAATGTTCTTTGTTTCCTCCTCAAGTAAGGGAAGAAAAAGCAACACTCATTCCATGGAACATTAAATTAATGCAGTAAAGGGTTAAAGCATCCTTGTTGGatcattaaatattaatttaattcCAAAGTTCTTACCAATTCATCAGTTTAATCTGTGAAATCATCTCTTATTAAGTGTTCAATGGGCAGAGAGTTTGGGGAATTTGTTGAgttttctcttgcttctcttTGGGGTCTTGCATGTGTGAAAAGgcagtatttatttatctatttatttattctgcgGCTTCTGTTTCCTCAGTTGGCTGACCAGTGGCATTTTCTGCTGTCTTTGAGGCCTGTAGGATGAGAAAAGGGGAAGGAACATAAGGATTACAAAATATGTATTCTCTGTGACCCAAAAGACAAGGAGGTGAGTGGTACGAGCGTGACAGGTCAAAATCTTACTGCAACGGTAAACAAACAATAATttaccttctttttctttttcttctgtgtcttACGGCTTGCGGAGCTCTGTAGTAAAGTCtggggaagagaagaagagtttCAGTGCAAAGTGATTAAGGTATTTAATACAGCCAGTTTCTCTGTGATGAATGGGCTCTATTTAAGTGAAGGGTATCTTCACCTTTAGCTCTGGATCCTGAACTTCATGCTCTGACTTGTAGAGTTCTGGATCAAAAGGTCCATTGGTGATTCTGTGAGGCCCGTTGGCCATCAGCAGCACTGTGAACTTAAACTGAGCTACAATCTctcctgagaaaaaaacaagacagaaaagaTGGTGGCagtgaataaataagtaaaagaagttaaaaagacaaaaacattacaAGGCGAAGAGCTAAACACTCACCCTCTTTCTCATGCAGCACACTGAAGGGCTGTAGCAATTCATGCTTGGCACACTCCACCACACCGAGGCGGGCTTTGGCCTCATCCTCGAACGCCCTGGTGACAGAAATGGAGGGTGGTATGAAATAAATGCTTCGTAGGAGTGTCATGATTTCGATTCTGTGTCCAAATATTATTGAAATAAGCCAATTATTATACCCAATAATTTTGATCACTGAAATCAGAAGCAGGGTTCTCTGAGTATTTTTTTACCCTCCACCTACTACTTGTTTGCAtctgaggaaataaaataaaaagcaacaaTTCAAAGGCGGCACAGTTATCATATTGGTAACCTGCAGCTGCACTTCCcgactgtttcctgtttgcatGAAGACAATCAAGTGTCAggagatgttttaaaaaaaaatgtttttatttgtttgtttgttttgttgaatcCCTGAAGGGTGGTGTGTTTTGCTGAATTTCTTTTTGGTAAATATTATGTGAACTAGTCTAAAACTTCCCTGAAGAAGCCAACAGGATAAGGTCAAGCTGTTCTCATAAAATGTGTATCTCTCTTTTTaaataagaaatgtaaaatgaaaatgttgccaGGGCAAAGAAACAATGATCTCAGATGTTTACAAATCCAGCCATATTCTATCAATGGCCCTCACTGCTGAACAGATTAATATCGTGTAATGATACCCCTAGTGATGTGTGGTGTTCATACCGAAGAGTAAAGGGCATGGCATCAAAGCGTCGTTCCACCTCGCTGAAGAACGTACGGGAAGTTTTCATCTTCAAGCCATACTGCTTACTGGGGTCCCTCTTGTAAATGGTGGTCCTCAGACCGCCATCTCTGGCCTAATTGGAAATTTCAGAGGGTCAAACCAAATAAAACAATCAATCCAAGTGTTTATTATACAGCTGAAGCACGCACAGTCAGCAGCTATGAGTAATGAAGAAAAGACGAGATGAGACGAGACAGGACACTGACCTTCCCTTCTCCGGTGCTAACCAGGACGTCCACAGCATAGACTTCATGTACCTCAAACTCTGCCTTTTCATGGTCCTTCCTGTAAATGAATGTCAGCAGCTCGTAAAAAACATGAGCTATACATTTTGAACTCAGTTCAttataaaaagtaaataagGGCACTCCAGGTACTTCATCGCAGCACATCAGTTCATCGTGATAATATATAGAACTTATTGTGAATAGTTTTAAAATCTAAAGTATTCCACTTAAGACAGTTAAGTGACAGTTTACAAACATTATTGTGGTTGTTTGGTTTCAGCAACAGTTCCAGGCAGAGATCTGAAAACCAACCACATCAAACTGAATCTTGCTGTCTGGACTGGGAAATATGCAGTCTTGTGATTTTGGTGGTCAAGTCTGCAGTCATCATGGTTGAAAAcaatcttcttttcttttttttaaaaaaaatagtactGTGTCCAGCTCAAAACAGCTATGATAAACTACTGGGAGATCGTTTGTGCATTTGTGGTATTTACACACAGCCTGACTGTTTAAGTATGAGCTGACTGGTATTTTATCCACAGTAACCAACATTCCAGCAACTTCTTACTTCTGCTCAAAACAATGCCGGGTCAAATCAGTAAACTaacctattttttttaatcagatgtttaaattgaaagaaaattacagggaaATTGTCAATTTTTCTATAGAAAAAATACAATGTAGCGCAtcaagacaaaaagacaaacatcatTGTGcaatattttgaaattcccCTAAATTCCCATTGCCTGGTAATGCATGCTAGCATTCTCTACCATCTACTGTGTAAATTTGGACACAAAAAGTCTTGTAAAACACCAACAGAAGGCTTTAGTTTTTCCTCCCTAAATGTACCTTTGCTGGTCTGTCGGGTTCTGAATAATGGTCTTCTCTCCATCTATGACATGCTGCTTGAGCTGATGAGACAGCATACCtttgaaacacagagacaagcaTATCAATAACAGTAAATCAGACCACTTACAAGAAAACATTCACTTGCACATATTAATCCTTAATAAGCTCTGTCTTCCTGTTAAATTAAGAAATCTGAAGGGAttgaaaaagaacatttaaggACATCCAgatgtgaacacacagagatACAACCATTCAATGAGACACTCACCTTCGATTGGTGAGCATTTGAACGACTGAGCAATCTTGTTCCAGGCTTCTGTCACTTGAGTGTtctgagaaacaaagaaaaacgcCTTACTTTGACAAGCAAAATGCAGTTTTGCATTACTGACTCAAAGAACACGAACAGCTGAAATGCAATCTAAATACAGTTGTTGATTTTGGCATGTATGGAcaaaaattgttattttttatttctacatgCTGGTTGCAGAGCAGAAGGACGGGAAGAACAGACTATTGGAGGATGTCCAGTGAATTCTCAAAGAGATTACTGTGACTGACATGAAGACTGGGAAAGGTGTTACACATACCTGATTACCAGGTTTAACAAGACGAAGAGCTGCTTCTGCACACAGATGAGCTGCTTTGACGACATCAGCTTTCCGGCCTGTGATGGGGTTCTcctgcagaaacaaaacacagtgagATGAGGACTTACAGGTGTGCCTGTGTGAGAGGACACAAAACTTGGACTAAAGCAGTGTTTGAAGAAACGCTCTCACCTTACTGGCTCCAATCACAAAGCTGTGAGCAACATTGGCAATGAAGCCGTCAACATGAACCCCTAGATCTCTACACAAaacaagaggagaagaagagatgagacTATGAAATAACAATGAAACAAATTAAACTAGTCACACGTCAAATTTATTTCAAGTTTAACTGCTTCCTGTCAAAATCAATATCAATCCTACCAATCAAATCAAGTTAGGAAGGACAAAATGTCAACTATCCTCCACTTTGGAAGAGAtgaacaaaaactaaataaccAATAAGgtcagacaaaaataaaaacaatttaatctGTTATGGCGATTAATTGGAAGACATACTCCAAGGTGAATTTCTTTGGCTGAACATCAGCTGGAATACAGTCAAGGACTTATTGTGAATTCTAGGGAGCAGCACTCCTGAACTGAACAGACATGCACAGCCAGAAGGTTTGGCTGGGAGCGTGTGAAAACTGGGAAACATACAAACCTTGTGCATGTGCAACCACATCACCATGAGCTAAAACAAACATTGCAGTTCcacaaaaagcacaaaacatCACAGAGGATGAAGACACACGTGGCAACACAACAACTAAGATGAGCCGACTTCCTTTTTCAAAGTacattacataaaaaacaaaaaaatgtgatgaatTGGATTTAGTTGACAAATGACCACCAAAGATTAAATCCAATGTATCACTTTGAAAATAGTAAAACCCCCTGTTCAAAAAATGTCCAACCTTACTTGTCGTTTGCcacac
It includes:
- the pa2g4a gene encoding proliferation-associated protein 2G4a; this translates as MSDDEQEQTIAEDLVVTKYKMGGDIANQALRLVVETARPGVSVLSLCETGDAYIMGETGKVFKKEKEMKKGIAFPTSVSVNNCVCHFSPLKSDPDYTLKDGDLVKIDLGVHVDGFIANVAHSFVIGASKENPITGRKADVVKAAHLCAEAALRLVKPGNQNTQVTEAWNKIAQSFKCSPIEGMLSHQLKQHVIDGEKTIIQNPTDQQRKDHEKAEFEVHEVYAVDVLVSTGEGKARDGGLRTTIYKRDPSKQYGLKMKTSRTFFSEVERRFDAMPFTLRAFEDEAKARLGVVECAKHELLQPFSVLHEKEGEIVAQFKFTVLLMANGPHRITNGPFDPELYKSEHEVQDPELKTLLQSSASRKTQKKKKKKASKTAENATGQPTEETEAAE